The Candidatus Desulfofervidus auxilii genome segment ACGAGAAAATTCTTCAATAGTAATCAATTTTCCCTTTTCTACTTTTATCTCTTTTGGCAATTCCTTTCTTGGAAAAAGAGGAATTGGCTTTTGCACTTTTATACCTGGTCTTATCTGCCCCCATTTAATAGCCTCATCCCAGGATAAATCTTCTTTTAAACTTAATAATTCATTCATTTTTTTACTTGCATCAGGCATTATGGGCTTTAATAAAAAGGCAATTAAACGTAATCCCTCCATTAATGTATAAAGTACAGCATTCAATCTTTCCTTTTGACCAGTTTTTGCCAAAGTCCAAGGGGCTGAAGAATCAATATATTTATTTAAAGCATTTATAAATTCCCAAAGATTTGTTAATGCTTTATGAAAATTAAAATTTTTCATTTCTTGAACATATATTTCTATCATATTTTGCGCTTGTTCCCTAATTTTTTTCTCTGCATCAGTCTCTATATAAGATTCTGGAATAATTCCTTTGTTATATTTATGAAGCATACTTAAAGAACGACTAAATAAATTCCCCAAATCATTAGCCAAATCAGCATTAAAACGTTCTATCATCCCTTCTTCGCTAAAATTGGCATCCAAACCAAATGGCATCTCACGCAAAAGAAAGTAACGAAAGGCATCTAAACCATATTTTTCAGTAATCTCTAAAGGAGAAATTACATTGCCTAAAGATTTAGACATCTTTTGCTCCCTCACATTCCAATAACCATGCACATGCAGATGTTGATATGGCTCAATACCTACTGCATGTAACATAATAGGCCAATAAATTCCATGTGGTTTTAAAATATCTTTGGCAATAATATGGTTTGCTACTGGCCAAAACTTTTTAAATAATTCTCCATCTGGAAAATCAATGGCAGATAAATAATTCAGTAAGGCATCAAACCATACATAAGTAACAAAATTTTTATCAAATGGTAAAGTTATACCCCAACTAAGCCTTTTTTTAGGTCTTGAGATACATAAGTCTTCTAAAGGTTCACGCAAAAAACCTAAAACTTCATTTCTATATCTTTCTGGTTGAATGAAATCAGGATGAGTTTTAATATAATCAATCAACCAATCTTGATATTTGCTCATACGGAAAAAATAATTTGCCTCTTTTAACAAAACAGGTTCTATTTTGTGGTCAGGACACTTACCATCTACTAATTCTTTTTCTGTAAGAAATCTCTCGCAACCAAAACAATATTTCCCTTCATATTCAC includes the following:
- the metG gene encoding methionine--tRNA ligase; the protein is MNRFYVTTPIYYVNAKPHLGHAYTTIVADTINRFYKLMGYETFFLTGTDEHGDKIVQAAKEVGKTPKEYVDEISDCFRKTWADLNIQYNKFIRTTFEYHKKVVQYVLQRLYEKGEIYLSEYEGKYCFGCERFLTEKELVDGKCPDHKIEPVLLKEANYFFRMSKYQDWLIDYIKTHPDFIQPERYRNEVLGFLREPLEDLCISRPKKRLSWGITLPFDKNFVTYVWFDALLNYLSAIDFPDGELFKKFWPVANHIIAKDILKPHGIYWPIMLHAVGIEPYQHLHVHGYWNVREQKMSKSLGNVISPLEITEKYGLDAFRYFLLREMPFGLDANFSEEGMIERFNADLANDLGNLFSRSLSMLHKYNKGIIPESYIETDAEKKIREQAQNMIEIYVQEMKNFNFHKALTNLWEFINALNKYIDSSAPWTLAKTGQKERLNAVLYTLMEGLRLIAFLLKPIMPDASKKMNELLSLKEDLSWDEAIKWGQIRPGIKVQKPIPLFPRKELPKEIKVEKGKLITIEEFSRIDIRVGEIIEAERLPNTEKLLKLRVDLGGEKRTVVAGIAKFYKPQDLIGKKVLIVVNLKPAKLRGVISEGMILAASDGENMVLTTIDGDIKSGAEVR